A single window of Nyctibius grandis isolate bNycGra1 chromosome Z, bNycGra1.pri, whole genome shotgun sequence DNA harbors:
- the LOC137676942 gene encoding sperm microtubule inner protein 6-like, whose product MFLFSTKYKTPVSTYTDSYRPPCSVRMIKQYKALELPWKEKFVTQGLTMPPVQNPASQGQTDQLIKALIPAYYRNTSNLAVCWPEKYYLARSRERYHPVLVNEGKYITWRTCPCNSTDWNKHSSYLLLLPKETRMDTFLYRTPVPYLPKRTCLNKPEWEVVIDTLHRVPMYTVMGRGPFQDYYSPCSGRHYCLREIDCYYADGTPAIRRHLNALRERAVRSTPRCGYSPRAIFCTSTHRLQPSSPYRSPRWDSSHFSKAGGVQRGSFIIHPEFSSEAYSAP is encoded by the exons ATGTTCCTCTTCTCCACAAAATACAAGACCCCCGTCAGCACTTACACCGACTCCTACCGCCCACCATGCTCTGTCAGAATGATCAAGCAATACAAGGCTCTGGAGCTgccctggaaagaaaagtttgTGACACAG GGATTAACGATGCCCCCGGTGCAAAATCCAGCGAGCCAAGGTCAAACAGACCAGCTGATTAAGGCACTGATACCGGCGTACTACAGGAACACCTCCAACCTCGCTGTCTGCTGGCCCGAGAAATACTACCTGGCCAGGTCCAGAG AGAGATACCACCCCGTTCTTGTCAACGAGGGCAAATACATCACCTGGAGAACATGTCCCTGCAACAGCACAGACTGGAATAAGCACTCCTCttacctcctcctcctgcccaag GAGACAAGGATGGACACCTTCCTGTACAGAACACCCGTGCCGTACCTCCCGAAACGCACCTGCCTCAATAAACCTG AGTGGGAAGTGGTCATTGACACGCTGCACAGGGTGCCCATGTACACCGTGATGGGGAGGGGACCCTTCCAGGACTACTACAGCCCCTGCTCTGGGCGCCACTACTGCCTGCGAGAGATTGACTGCTACTACGCTGATGGGACCCCTGCGATCAGAAGACATCTCAATGCACTACGAGAGAGGGCTGTAAG GAGTACCCCGCGCTGCGGTTACAGCCCCAGAGCGATCTTCTGTACGTCTACACATCGCCTCCAGCCATCCTCCCCATACAGGAGCCCTAG GTGGGACTCGAGCCACTTCAGCAAGGCAGGAGGAGTCCAGAGAGGCAGCTTCATCATCCACCCTGAGTTTTCCTCTGAGGCTTACTCTGCCCCGTAG